AGTAATCAATGCAAACTGCCCCAGCTTCGACTCCTGATCCGTTGCCACAAAAACAAGGAGTGTAATAAGGAAGGAAAACACACCTTCCCTGATTCCCTGAACGGCCAAGCCGAATACCGCGTATTTCCATACGCCGCCCTCCTTGAGCCGGCTCAACCCCTCCAGCCAATGATAGCCGCTCTGAACCGGCCGTTTTCGCAGAAAAAAGCTCAGCACCACCGTCACGGCGAAGATGACCATCGATACGGTAAAAATAAACCGGTAGCCTTGATCCCCATGCATCATCGTGATGATCCAGCCCGCCAGCCACGGACCGATAATGCCCGTGATGGAGCCCAGAAGTCCGATCCAGCCATTAAACCAGTCCCGATTCTCCGCGCTCGAAACCTCAAAATAGACCACATTAAAGGCTAACCAGAATAATCCTAATGACACGCCGAACAGCAAGCCGAGCGGCCAAATATAATGGACGGCGTCCCGCCCTGCCCACAGAACGCATAAATAAAACAGGCCAGACACCGCAATTCCCAGGCGAAGCGCATTCATTTTGTTATGCTCCTTCACCCATTTGCCGGCGGCCCAGAACGTCAAGCCCAATGCGACCTGCTGAGCAATCGTGAACCAACCGAGCATCGTATAATCCTGGCGGCTTTTCCATAGGTATACGTTGAGGAACGTACCCGACAATGCACTCGATAAGATAAACAACCCATGAACTGATAACAGAAGTATAGCCTGGGGGTCCTTTGTCAACTTCATATACAGTTCCTCCCTCGCCCTCACACTTGAAGTCCAAGGTATTTTACCCCTCTAATCCCCACTTCATGAACAAAAAAAAGGAAACCGCCGATAGCAGTTTCCTTAAGTTCGCGCGGATCGGCACACAGCGCCTTTCCGTAAACGCTATTCCTTATTATGGATAAAGCTCTTGATCATCCGAAGCCGGTCATTCTCTGCCAGATTATACTGTACATGGAAGCATCCAGGGCACACATATACGTTTAAATCATATGGCGGCTGCAGGATCGGACCTTGAATCAAGGCTGCGTTAACCGGCTGGAAGCCTTCCCCGCTCACGTGCTGCGTTCCGGCATGAAGCATATACTCCCGGCAATGCAAGCACTCGGGAACTTCCTCTTGCTGGTCCAGAATCCCCTCTACGGTCTCCTCAAATGCAAATAGGTCGTGATCCTCCCCGTACTTATCCACGGTTCGAAGCGAGGACAGCGATTCATGGTCGGACCCCCAAATACGTTGAAGATCACCTGCCTCCTCATCGGAAGCCTCATAATCCTCTTCATATTCCTCCGGATCGTCCTGTGTTTCCTCGTCATCCAATGCGATATTCAATGTGCGGTAGCCTTTCAGCTCGTTCGCACAATGAGGACAAGTATCTTCGGGACCTATCTCTTCATCCCACACAATCTCACTTTGGCACCATGGGCAAACCGTCGGTTCCATCGATCATTCATCCCTTTCTTATTCAAACGGCCATGGATGGCCCTGTTCACTTTATTTTTATTGAGACATCAAGTATACAATACCCGCCACAAAAAAAATCAAGGCGGCCGCAAACAATATCCGCGGTAAATATTTCATCGTCCTTTTCCTCCCGAAGCCCTTAAATGATGCTCGCTCCAATAATGTAAGATAAAGATACGGTGATAAGAAGTACGATCAAGCCCACTGCTCGGTTATCCTTGCCAATCTCTTCATCGACCGAAAACACAGGCGTCAAGAACTCAAGCAACCAATAAGCCAATAAAAGCAGTATAAACCCGAAGAACGACCATTTAATCATGCCATAAATGGACGTATTCGCCGTTATGCTGTACCGCATCACGTTACCGATGCCAAAGATCTTCCCGCCGGTCGCCATGGCCGCCGCGATGTTTCCTTTGCGTATTTCATCCCAGCAATTGTACTTGGTAACCAATTCAAAGCAATACAAGTAAACAATAAGTGCAAGTATCGCAACCGAGAAATAGCCGACGAGCACCCCGAGTGGATGGGCCAGCAAATGATCAATCGCTTCCGTCATTACCTTATTTCCTCCCTGATATAAACGGGATGCGGCACCTTTCGCATCCCGTCGTTCTGAACCTTATGATGATATGTTATACGATTGAAGGAGAAAACGGTTCCTGATTTCTTACTTTCCTTACTTCAGCTCGGCAATGGTAACGCCATTGCCGCCTTCACCGTAATTACCTAAACGATGACTCTTAACATGCTTGTGCTTGCGCAAATAATCCTGAATTCCGGTTCGCAAGATCCCGGTGCCTTTGCCATGAATGATGTAAATCTGACCCAAGTTCCCCAGAAATGCCTCATCAATGAACCGATCCACCTCAATCAGCGCTTCTTCCAGATTCGCGCCTCTTAAATCCAGCTCGTTCCGGATGTTGGTATCGCGAGTCCGTTTCAAGACGGTCGCATGCTGTTTCGGCGCCTGTTTAGCGTTTGCTGCCGGATTCGACAGCAGCTCCAAATCATCCAGCGATACCTTCATCTTCATGATGCCGAGCTGAACAACCGCTTCTTTCGAGCCGGCCATTTCCACGACGTGCCCTTTCTGATTCAGGCTGTATACCCGAACCTCGTCACCAGGCTCAATGCTGCGCTGCTGCTGCGCTGAACGCTGGCCAGCCGTCTTCTTGCCTTGCTGCGGTTCGGCATCATCCAAACGCTTTCTGGCAGCAATCAGCTTATGCTCCTTAACGGAAGCCCCTTCTTCTTGGGCTATCTTGCGCAAATCCGCGATGATTTCCTCTGCCTCACTCCGAGCCTTGTCCACGATCTGTCTCGCCTCGGCACGTGCTTTATCAACCAGCTTGTCCTTCTGCTCTTCCAGCTTCTGAAGCTCGTGCTGGTGACGAAGACGCAGGTCCTCCATTTCCTTCCGAACCTGCTCCGCCTTCTCACGCTCAACTTCCGCGGTGTGACGGTTCTCTTCGAGGGATGCAATCATATGCTCCACCCGTTGATCCTCTTCCTTGACTTCGCCACGGGCAAATTCCAGAATGGATCCCGGCAATCCCAAACGTTCTGCAATGGCAAACGCATTACTGCGTCCAGGTACGCCTACCAGAAGCCGGTAGGTCGGGCTTAGGGTATTGATATCGAACTCCATGCTGGCGTTAATTACGCCTTTGCGTTCATATGCATAAGCCTTCAATTCAGAATAGTGCGTCGTCGCAATCATGCGGCAGCCCATGCGGTGGATATGCTCCAGGATGGAAATCGCCAGAGCTGAACCCTCCGCAGGGTCGGTCCCTGCTCCAACCTCATCAAGCAGCACGAGACTCTTTGGCGTCATCTGGCTCAATATTCGGATGATGTTCGTCATATGGCTGGAGAAGGTACTGAGGCTCTGCTCAATGCTTTGCTCATCACCAATGTCCGCGTAGATCGCATCAAACACGCACATCTGGCTGCCTTCTTCGGCTGGAATAAAGAGTCCGGACATCGCCATCAGGTTTAATAACCCGATCGTTTTGAGCGTAACCGTCTTACCGCCGGTATTCGGACCCGTGACGATGATGGATGTATAGGAATTGCCCAATTCCACATCAAGCGGCACAACCTGATCCGCCGGAATCAGCGGATGTCGGCCTTTACGCAGCTTAATATAGCCTCTGTCATTCATTCTTGGCAGTGAAGCCTTCATGACATGGGCCAAACGAGCCTTGGCAAAAATAAAGTCGAGCTGGCCGATCAGATCCAAGTCAATGGACAGCAGCTCAGCCTGTTCGCCGACCTGGGCGGTCAGCTTCTGCAAAATCACTTCGATCTCCCGCTCTTCCCGCATTCGCGTCTCGCGCAGCTTGTTGTTCATGGCTACGATGGATTCCGGCTCAATAAACAGCGTCGCGCCTGACCCGGACTGGTCGTGCACGATACCGCCAAAATGCGAGCGATATTCCGCTTTAACGGGGATGACAAAACGGTCGCCGCGTATTGTAATTAACTGGTCCTGCAGCATCTTCGCCACGGATTGCGATCGAATCATGGACTCCAGTTTCTCGCGAATGCGAACTTCTCCGCCCCTCAGCTCCCGCCGGATCTGGGAAAGCTCGGCGCTTGCGGAGTCAAGGACCTCAGCAGCATCATCAATACACAGCCGAATGGCGTCTTCCAGGGGCTTTTGCTCCGAAATAAGATCACTCAGATTATAGAGGATCTCAATCTTCTCGTCCTCATGAATCGCCGCAATAAACCGCTTGATTCGGCGTGATCCATGAATCGTATTCGACGTAGCCAGCAATTCATGGGGACTGAGCGTCCCTCCGATTCTGGCCCGCTTCAAAGCATCATTGATATCGGTAATCCCGCGGAAAGACGGATTGCCCTTGAGCCTGTCTACGGTGTAGGCCTGATCGGTAGCCGCAAGCAGATCCTTTACAGCCTCCAGGTCGGTTTCAGGCATTAACTTTTCAGCTCTATCACTTCCCATGGAGGTTTGCGTGTATTTTGTTAATGTATTTAAAATTTTCCGGTATTCTAAAGTTTGCAAAATCTTGTCATTCAAGAAGTTCACAACTCCTCTCAATCAATGCATATATTATATCGAAAGTGATGGGAATTCGCCAAGGAATCCAAAATCCTTCCACACATAACCGACGGTCCTATTGAACAAAATAAATTCTGCGTAACATTCCAGTCTTATTCTAAGGAGGCAGGTACCATGCAATTTCTCGGGCACGTTGTTCGATTTATCGTTGCCGCGCTCGTTCTTATGGTTGTCGGATGGATTGTCCCCCAATTCACCGTCGGCGGATTCGGAAGCGCCCTGTTGCTTGCACTCGTTATAGCCCTGATTGGTTGGGCTATTGAGGGCATCTTCGGCAAAAAAGTCACGCCTTTTGGACGTGGCATCGTGGGCTTCCTAGTGAGCGCACTCGTGATTTACCTTGCCCAATTCATCGTTGGAGGCGTTAGCGTCTCCGTATTGGGCGCCTTGCTTGCTGCACTGGTCATCGGGATCATCGATCTGTTCATTCCGATTTCCACCCCTTTTGAAGCAGGCAAAACCCGCAAATAGAAGAACGCCGCTTCTGTTAGAGGATTCCTCTGGAACCCTCTTCCTGAACGAACCGATCGGGAGCTGCATTACTCCACATTAACCCTCTGTTGCAATTTGCGCAGGGGGTTTTCATTTTGGGCAAAGCTCCATTCTTTTATTTCCATCTTCCCCTATATTATAAAGGAAATCCATATCATCGTTTGAAACCGTTCACGTTCACCAATTTTTCATAACACATATGTGCATCCACTCTTTTTCTGAGCTATCATAAAGATTGGAAATTATATTTCACAATTATTTCATAGTCAGGAGAGGTTATAGTGAAAAAAGGCATAGCTTTACTTGTTTCATGTATGCTCCTTTTTGTATTGGCTGCCTGCGGCGGAGACCAGAAAGAGTCCCAAGGAGGTTCCGGGATCTCGGATACTGGCGTAGCACCGGAAGCTGAACTCGTCATTAAGGGCACCAATTTTCAATTCGACCAAGAGGAATATCGACTCAAGAAAGGTGTGCCCGTCAAGATCACTTACGAGAACGAAGACGGCAACCACGGCGTTATGATTCCTGCACTTGGCCTGCAGCTGGACCGTAAAAACAACTCCGCTGTCGTTACGCCGGATGAAGCGGGAGAATTCGAAGTTTCGTGTTCCATTATGTGTGGAGCGGGTCACAGCAAAATGATCTCCAAACTTATCGTCGAAGAATAGTAGATCTGCTCACGAAAATAAACCTCCGGATCGCCAGAGTATCCTCTGTCTAATCCGGAGGTTTTTTCAGGTTCAATTCTTCGCCATGGCCTAACGCTGATCCTGCTCAATCAACTCGATCCACTCATTATATTCAACTTGGAGCTTCGCATACTCTTCCTTCAGCTTACGGTGTTCTTCTTCAAGCTGCGCAGATTGCTCCGCCTTCAATTCCTGTTCTGCCTGGAGCAGACGATACTGGTGCATAACCAGCTCATACTGTTCACCTAAATCGGAATACTGCTGCGCCGCTTCACTTTTCTCGTCTTCCAGACGCTCACAGGCTTGGCGTGCGGATGCAATTTCCTGCTGCCAGGACTGGAGCTCTTCTTCGAGAGCAAGCTTGGTTCGTTTCCACTCATCGCGCTCGGCGGCCAGCTTCTCGCTGTCCTTGGCAAGCTGCTCCCGTTCCGCCATCCATTGCTGGTATTGCTCCTGCCACTGAACGGCGCGTTCCTCTGAATCTCTCAGCTGCTCGGCGAGTTCACGTGCGCGCTCTTCACTGGCAGCTGCCTTCTTGCGAAGCTCATCCAGCTGATTCGACACCGTATCGTATTCTTCTTCCAGCATGGCGTACAGTTTGCTGGTCTCTTCCTCTCGGGTTCCCGCTTCCTTCGTGAGCTTCTCCAATTCTTCATGGCGAAGCTGCAGTTCCTTCAATTCCTCTTGGGCACTTCGGCGCTCGGACATGCTCCGGTCAGCTTCGTCCTTCATGACCTGGATTTCATCCTGAAGTCCCTTCATTCCTTCTTCCAGGCTCTCGTTCGCTTCCATAAGCTCGACAATTCGCATCTCCAGCTCGCCGGTTTCCTCTTTGCGCTGATCAGCCAGCGTACGCCAGGATTGAAGCTCGCTGCTTAGACGCTGCAGCTCTTCCTGCTGCTTGCGGGAGGTCTGATTCGCATCCACCACAAGTTTCTGCAGACGACGGCGCTCTTCCTCCGACTTGGCGGATTCCTGCTTCAGTCCTTCGAGCTCCTTCGTCAGCCCCTCCACCTTCGTACGGAAGGAACGCAATTCCTGCGAAGAGGCTTCGGCTTGCTGCCTGGACGATTGGAGCGCTTCCTTCAGCTTGTCCGATTCCGCTTTTACAATACCCAGTTCCTTCTCCGCGGACGACAAACGTGATTGGAGCTGACCACCGCGCGTTCGCTGCTCGGCAAGCTGCTTCTCCAGATCCTGAACGGTCCTCGTATGCTTTTGCTCCATATCCTGGACGGTTTTCGCTTTCTTCTGTTCCAGATCCTGCACGGTTTTCGCATTCTTCTGTTCCAGATCCTGCACCGTCTTCGTATACTTCTGCTCCAGATCCTGCACGGTCTTCGAGTGCTGCTGCTCCTTCAGGAGCGCCTCTTGTTTATAGGTGCTCTCCTGTTTCTTCAATTGTTCAGCCAGCTTCTCTTCGGCCTGCTTCGCAGAAGTCCGTTGACTCTGTTCCAGCTTCTCGATGGCCTGCCTATGAGTGAGCGTCAGCTGTGAAATTTGCCCTTCATAGCGGCGCTTCATATCTTCAATAGACTGCTTATGGCCGCTCTCCAGCTTCTCACGCTGCTCCTTAAGACGCGCCTCAAGCTGCTGCTTCTCCTTCAGCAGTTCCGCCACGCGGTCCGATTCCTTCTGGAGCAATTCCTTCGTACGCTCTGACTCCGCGGTTAGATTCTCCTTGGACTTCCTGTATTCCTCAGCCAGCGTTGTCTGCTCCGCCAGCTTGCCCTCCAGCTGCTCCAGCTGCTGACGATGTCTCTCCTGCTGCTCGATTTGAAGTCCTTGCACCTTGGCAAGCTCCGTGCGCAGTTCATTCCGCTCGGCCGTCATCTGCTTGGCCTCATTCTGAAACTCCAGCTTCTGCAAAGCTTCTTCAGCCATATGTACTGCAGCTAGGACGGCAATGCGCGGGGTATCCAATCGAGAGTGCGCCTTGGATATGGTACGCATGCGGTCATCTACATAATTCGCTACCTGTCTGGTATAATCACTGCTACTGCCAACGAGTTTATAGGAAGTTCCGTAGATGTCTACGGTAACGCTTTTACGGTCCGATGTAGTCAAAATTGTGCCCTCCTTCTATTATGTGTAGATTCTATGATGTCTGAAATGGTCTATTCTCTACATTCATTATATATGAGATAACATCTGTAGACGAACCTCAAGAAAACAGACCGAAGTTTGGTATATGATAACACAGTTTTGTGCTTATAATTATGTACCCTGCGGGCGTCCTGATGCAAATCCCAGTTCAATTTAGAGCAAAAAAGCCCGCATCGAATCCCTGATGTAATGGATTCGATGCGGGCGTTCACAATTCCTGCTATTTTCTTAATTCTGCGCCAAAAGTTTGCTGAAGGGCAGCAACCGCTTTTTCCGTGACGCCGGCAACCTCTTCATCGGTCAGGGTCCGTTCCTGATGACGGTACGTCATGGAGATGGCAACACTCTTCTTGCCCTCTCCAAGCTTGCTGCCCGTGAAGACGTCAAACACCTGAATCTGCTGCAGAAGCTCACCTGCATTCTCCTTGATCACTTGAATCAGGGAGCCGGCTTCAACCTCCTCATTCACGACGATGGCAAGATCTCGTTCCATGCCCGGAAATCTAGGCAAATCGCGGTAAACGACGCGGGCGTTGGTCAGCTCATACAGCGGCTCAAGCAGAATTTCAGCGGCATAAGCATCTTCCAAATCCAGCTCCTGCTGCGTCTTCGGATGAATTTGTCCGAGCACACCTAGCAGCTTCTTATTCTCGCCTTGACCCGCATACACGGAAGCGGAACGCCCCGGATGGAAGCCAACCGGTCCGTTAGCCTCGTAAGTGATATCTTCCGCGCGAATTCCAAGATAGTCGAGCACCGTCTCGAGCGCACCCTTCAAATCGAAGAAATCCACTTTGGCCGGCTGGACATTCCATTGCTTGCTGCCTTTGCGTCCCGACAGCAGCAAACCAAGAACCGGACGCTCCAGCGGCTGCTTCGTCAACGTCTTCTCATGTGTATGGAACAGGTTCCCTATTTCAAACAGGGCCAGGTCCGGCTGCTTGCGGTTATGGTTGTACACCGCGATATCCAGCAGCTGTGGGAGCAAGCTGGTACGAAGGACGCTGCGGTCCTCGCTCATTGGCATGGCCAGCTTAACCGCTGTCCCGTCTGACGACAGGGAAGTGAACATTTCCGCTTGCTGCGGATGGATAAAGGAATAACCCAGAACCTCCTGGAATCCGCTATGCGTCAGCAAACGGCGAAGCGAGCGGCGGATGGCCTGAGCGATCGTCAATGAACCCGGTGTCGTCGGACCTTCTATGGCCGTTGTCGGGATATTGTCGTATCCATACAGACGGGCCACCTCTTCAATAAGATCTACGTCAAGCACGATATCGCCGCGGCGGGACGGCACTTGCACATCCACCAATCCTTGGCCCGCATCTCCGCAAGGGAAATGCAACCGGGCAAAGATCGTTTTGACCTCAAGCAGGGACAGATCCGTACCAAGATAACGATTGAGCTTCTCCAGCGATAAAGTAATCACGGTAGGCTCGGTGTCCGCACTGCCTGCTTCGACGATTCCCTGATGGACAGCGCCGCCGGCATATTTCGCCATCAGTGCCGCTGCACGGTTCAGTGCAGGGATAACTGCGGCGGGATCCACTTCCTTCTCGAAGCGGGAGCTTGCCTCTGAACGCAGTCCGAGCTGACGGGATGTTTTGCGTACGGTTCCGCCATCGAACTTCGCCGATTCCAAGAAAATATTCACCGTGCTGTCCGTTACTTCGGATTCCAGGCCGCCCATAACGCCAGCCAAGGCCACTGGCTTGCCGCCAGCTGTAATCACCAGCATATGCGGCTCCAGACGACGCTCCGTGCCGTCCAGCGTCACCATCGTTTCGCCAGCTTCAGCCATACGCACGTGAACCGCGCCATCCTTCAGCTGATCGGCATCAAAAGCATGCAGCGGCTGGCCATATTCCAGCATCACATAGTTTGTAATGTCCACGATATTACTGATCGGGCGCACGCCTGCCGCCATCAAGCGGTTCTGCATCCACAGCGGAGAAGGACCGATCTTTACACCGGTAATGTAGCGTGCCGCATAATGGCTGCACTGCTCGTCAGCGCCAATCGTAACCGAGATATGATCGGCCGCTGCATCTTGAACTTCCAGCATTTCCTTTTCCGGATTCGGAAGACTGAGCTCACGCCCCAGTATGGCGCTCACTTCGTAAGCGGCTCCCAGCATGCTGAGGCAGTCAGAGCGGTTCGGTGTCAGATCCAGTTCCAAAATTTCATCGTTCAGACCGAGCACATCCACAATCGGTTTGCCGATTTCCGTATCCGTCGGAAGTACCAGAATCCCTTCCTGCAGCTCTTTAGGCAGCAGTTTGTCATTCATGCCCAGTTCCTTCGCCGAGCAGATCATGCCTTGGGAGAGCACGCCGCGCAGCTTGGCCTTCTTGATATCCATACCGCCAGGCAGCTTCGCGCCCACAAGCGCCACCGGCACCTTCTGGCCCGCATCCACATTTTTGGCTCCGCACAC
This Paenibacillus sp. JZ16 DNA region includes the following protein-coding sequences:
- a CDS encoding phage holin family protein, translated to MQFLGHVVRFIVAALVLMVVGWIVPQFTVGGFGSALLLALVIALIGWAIEGIFGKKVTPFGRGIVGFLVSALVIYLAQFIVGGVSVSVLGALLAALVIGIIDLFIPISTPFEAGKTRK
- a CDS encoding cell division protein ZapA translates to MTTSDRKSVTVDIYGTSYKLVGSSSDYTRQVANYVDDRMRTISKAHSRLDTPRIAVLAAVHMAEEALQKLEFQNEAKQMTAERNELRTELAKVQGLQIEQQERHRQQLEQLEGKLAEQTTLAEEYRKSKENLTAESERTKELLQKESDRVAELLKEKQQLEARLKEQREKLESGHKQSIEDMKRRYEGQISQLTLTHRQAIEKLEQSQRTSAKQAEEKLAEQLKKQESTYKQEALLKEQQHSKTVQDLEQKYTKTVQDLEQKNAKTVQDLEQKKAKTVQDMEQKHTRTVQDLEKQLAEQRTRGGQLQSRLSSAEKELGIVKAESDKLKEALQSSRQQAEASSQELRSFRTKVEGLTKELEGLKQESAKSEEERRRLQKLVVDANQTSRKQQEELQRLSSELQSWRTLADQRKEETGELEMRIVELMEANESLEEGMKGLQDEIQVMKDEADRSMSERRSAQEELKELQLRHEELEKLTKEAGTREEETSKLYAMLEEEYDTVSNQLDELRKKAAASEERARELAEQLRDSEERAVQWQEQYQQWMAEREQLAKDSEKLAAERDEWKRTKLALEEELQSWQQEIASARQACERLEDEKSEAAQQYSDLGEQYELVMHQYRLLQAEQELKAEQSAQLEEEHRKLKEEYAKLQVEYNEWIELIEQDQR
- a CDS encoding MFS transporter, giving the protein MRAREELYMKLTKDPQAILLLSVHGLFILSSALSGTFLNVYLWKSRQDYTMLGWFTIAQQVALGLTFWAAGKWVKEHNKMNALRLGIAVSGLFYLCVLWAGRDAVHYIWPLGLLFGVSLGLFWLAFNVVYFEVSSAENRDWFNGWIGLLGSITGIIGPWLAGWIITMMHGDQGYRFIFTVSMVIFAVTVVLSFFLRKRPVQSGYHWLEGLSRLKEGGVWKYAVFGLAVQGIREGVFSFLITLLVFVATDQESKLGQFALITSAVSLVSYWACGKWFKPKFRKTGMLVGSVLMLLVILPLLFAVNYTTLLVLGIGTSLFIPLYMMPAISASFDLMGVNQENVEKRVELVVLRELSLTIGRITGLLVFILVLSFRQDTLTVTLLLLFLGASPIGSWLFIRKLFPSKGQVT
- the pheT gene encoding phenylalanine--tRNA ligase subunit beta; this encodes MRVSTDWLSDYISLEGVTSEDLASRITSAGIEIDVIEKRNQGINKVVVGYVKSKEKHPDADKLNVCIVDAGQEEDLQIVCGAKNVDAGQKVPVALVGAKLPGGMDIKKAKLRGVLSQGMICSAKELGMNDKLLPKELQEGILVLPTDTEIGKPIVDVLGLNDEILELDLTPNRSDCLSMLGAAYEVSAILGRELSLPNPEKEMLEVQDAAADHISVTIGADEQCSHYAARYITGVKIGPSPLWMQNRLMAAGVRPISNIVDITNYVMLEYGQPLHAFDADQLKDGAVHVRMAEAGETMVTLDGTERRLEPHMLVITAGGKPVALAGVMGGLESEVTDSTVNIFLESAKFDGGTVRKTSRQLGLRSEASSRFEKEVDPAAVIPALNRAAALMAKYAGGAVHQGIVEAGSADTEPTVITLSLEKLNRYLGTDLSLLEVKTIFARLHFPCGDAGQGLVDVQVPSRRGDIVLDVDLIEEVARLYGYDNIPTTAIEGPTTPGSLTIAQAIRRSLRRLLTHSGFQEVLGYSFIHPQQAEMFTSLSSDGTAVKLAMPMSEDRSVLRTSLLPQLLDIAVYNHNRKQPDLALFEIGNLFHTHEKTLTKQPLERPVLGLLLSGRKGSKQWNVQPAKVDFFDLKGALETVLDYLGIRAEDITYEANGPVGFHPGRSASVYAGQGENKKLLGVLGQIHPKTQQELDLEDAYAAEILLEPLYELTNARVVYRDLPRFPGMERDLAIVVNEEVEAGSLIQVIKENAGELLQQIQVFDVFTGSKLGEGKKSVAISMTYRHQERTLTDEEVAGVTEKAVAALQQTFGAELRK
- a CDS encoding endonuclease MutS2 → MNDKILQTLEYRKILNTLTKYTQTSMGSDRAEKLMPETDLEAVKDLLAATDQAYTVDRLKGNPSFRGITDINDALKRARIGGTLSPHELLATSNTIHGSRRIKRFIAAIHEDEKIEILYNLSDLISEQKPLEDAIRLCIDDAAEVLDSASAELSQIRRELRGGEVRIREKLESMIRSQSVAKMLQDQLITIRGDRFVIPVKAEYRSHFGGIVHDQSGSGATLFIEPESIVAMNNKLRETRMREEREIEVILQKLTAQVGEQAELLSIDLDLIGQLDFIFAKARLAHVMKASLPRMNDRGYIKLRKGRHPLIPADQVVPLDVELGNSYTSIIVTGPNTGGKTVTLKTIGLLNLMAMSGLFIPAEEGSQMCVFDAIYADIGDEQSIEQSLSTFSSHMTNIIRILSQMTPKSLVLLDEVGAGTDPAEGSALAISILEHIHRMGCRMIATTHYSELKAYAYERKGVINASMEFDINTLSPTYRLLVGVPGRSNAFAIAERLGLPGSILEFARGEVKEEDQRVEHMIASLEENRHTAEVEREKAEQVRKEMEDLRLRHQHELQKLEEQKDKLVDKARAEARQIVDKARSEAEEIIADLRKIAQEEGASVKEHKLIAARKRLDDAEPQQGKKTAGQRSAQQQRSIEPGDEVRVYSLNQKGHVVEMAGSKEAVVQLGIMKMKVSLDDLELLSNPAANAKQAPKQHATVLKRTRDTNIRNELDLRGANLEEALIEVDRFIDEAFLGNLGQIYIIHGKGTGILRTGIQDYLRKHKHVKSHRLGNYGEGGNGVTIAELK
- a CDS encoding DUF350 domain-containing protein; translation: MTEAIDHLLAHPLGVLVGYFSVAILALIVYLYCFELVTKYNCWDEIRKGNIAAAMATGGKIFGIGNVMRYSITANTSIYGMIKWSFFGFILLLLAYWLLEFLTPVFSVDEEIGKDNRAVGLIVLLITVSLSYIIGASII
- a CDS encoding cytochrome C oxidase subunit II, with the translated sequence MKKGIALLVSCMLLFVLAACGGDQKESQGGSGISDTGVAPEAELVIKGTNFQFDQEEYRLKKGVPVKITYENEDGNHGVMIPALGLQLDRKNNSAVVTPDEAGEFEVSCSIMCGAGHSKMISKLIVEE